A genomic stretch from Podospora pseudoanserina strain CBS 124.78 chromosome 3, whole genome shotgun sequence includes:
- a CDS encoding hypothetical protein (EggNog:ENOG503NXF1; COG:M) — protein sequence MAAGITESWPINEIVYTAIVGLIMVAAFLEWFLWIAAFMYCLWKVFVKAEHWTVRFLAVLIGTAFLLLRFIFLPIMVVTLPLPSAVVRIWPTAMVSFLQWFAFYSFAGLLTLPWLFCVYQIVTHQLGRKKRIKQVLDEVSAPKVVIVMPCYKEEPDVLVTAVNSVVDCDYPPSCIHVFLSFDGDQEDELYLNTIEKLGVPLTLESYPKSIDVAYRAARITVSRFPHGGKRHCQKMTFKLIDKVYHEYLKRNDNLFILFIDSDCILDRVCLQNFVYDMELSPGNSRDMLAMTGVITSTTRKHSLITLLQDMEYIHGQLFERTVESGCGAVSCLPGALTMLRFSAFRRMAKYYFADKAEQCEDLFDFAKSHLGEDRWLTHLFMIGAKKRYQIQMCTSAFCKTEAVQTMRSLIKQRRRWFLGFITNEVCMLTDWRLWKKYPILCLVRFMQNTIRTTALLFFIMVLALMTTTKRINDLPVGFIAISLGLNWLMMVYFGAKLRRFKIWLYPLMFVLNPFFNWYYMVYGIFTAGQRTWGGPRADAAAADSTTTAQEAIEQAEKAGDDLNIVPESFIPAAQERKGVEKVNASAIKRSKSVLQPPNQVIGKFAAPERTPSGWYQHPDESMASVGVFAGSSSRLERKADVPERDSIDSSSSAHTGSYSVYMPRRVESIMGEEDRRKYDLAHASQVNQFASASRIFQGPPTGQVYEYPESELQRAGFRDPGVPNSNRPGTHRRLGSNGSTGSQSVGSSLQDPHGPESSVESFQTSRQSPVPRPVSAAGRSGRTPLGRASWMHTSSTEQVETQIDESQSHLGAASQPRQGPPRGDHRR from the exons ATGGCGGCCGGTATCACAGAATCATGGCCGATCAACGAG ATCGTTTATACTGCCATCGTGGGCTTGATTATGGTGGCAGCTTTTCTCGAATGGTTTCTCTGGATCGCTGCCTTCATGTACTGTCTGTGGAAGGTCTTTGTAAAGGCAGAACACTGGACGGTAAGATTCCTGGCTGTACTGATTGGCACcgcctttcttcttctcag attcatcttcctccccatcatggtGGTCACGCTACCGTTACCAAGCGCGGTTGTTAGAATCTGGCCCACGGCAATGGTCAGCTTTCTCCAATGGTTCGCCTTTTACAGTTTTGCTGGTCTCTTGACTCTCCCCTGGCTTTTCTGCGTCTACCAGATTGTCACACATCAACTTGGAAGAAAGAAGCGCATTAAACAAGTGCTTGACGAGGTGTCGGCTCCCAAGGTGGTTATTGTCATGCCTTGCTATAAGGAGGAACCCGACGTTCTCGTCACCGCCGTCAACTCGGTCGTCGACTGCGATTACCCACCGTCCTGCATCCACGTCTTCCTGTCCTTTGACGGGGACCAGGAGGACGAGCTATatctcaacaccatcgagaAACTCGGGGTGCCCTTGACACTCGAGTCATATCCTAAAAGCATAGATGTCGCGTACAGGGCCGCTCGCATCACAGTATCTCGATTTCCTCATGGTGGAAAGCGCCATTGCCAAAAGATGACCTTCAAGCTCATTGACAAGGTCTACCACGAGTACCTGAAGAGAAACgacaacctcttcatcctcttcatcgacTCCGACTGCATATTGGATAGAGTCTGCCTGCAGAACTTTGTCTACGACATGGAGCTCAGCCCCGGAAACAGCAGAGACATGTTGGCCATGACGGGTGTCATTACCTCGACTACTCGGAAACACAGCCTCATCACGCTTCTTCAGGACATGGAGTACATACACGGCCAGTTGTTTGAGCGTACGGTGGAGTCGGGCTGCGGAGCAGTATCCTGTCTCCCCGGTGCCCTTACCATGTTGCGATTTTCAGCGTTTCGTCGAATGGCCAAGTACTACTTTGCTGACAAGGCCGAGCAGTGTGAAGACCTGTTTGACTTTGCAAAAAGTCATCTGGGAGAGGACCGATGGCTGACCCATCTGTTCATGATTGGTGCTAAGAAGCGGTATCAAATTCAGATGTGCACCTCGGCGTTTTGCAAAACGGAAGCTGTCCAGACGATGCGGTCTCTTATCAAGCAACGGCGTCGATGGTTCCTCggcttcatcaccaacgaaGTCTGCATGCTGACGGACTGGAGGCTGTGGAAGAAGTACCCGATCCTTTGCTTGGTTCGGTTCATGCAGAACACGATACGGACGACGGCTTTGCTGTTCTTCATCATGGTCCTGGCACtgatgacgacgaccaaGAGAATTAACGACCTTCCTGTGGGCTTCATTGCCATCTCGCTCGGTCTCAACTGGCTGATGATGGTCTATTTTGGGGCCAAGCTCAGGAGGTTCAAGATCTGGCTTTACCCGCTGATGTTTGTGTTGAATCCGTTTTTCAACTGGTACTATATGGTTTACGGCATCTTCACCGCTGGTCAGAGGACCTGGGGAGGGCCACGCGCCGACGCTGCGGCAGCCGACTCGACCACAACAGCTCAGGAGGCAATCGAGCAGGCCGAAAAGGCCGGTGATGATCTAAACATTGTTCCCGAGTCTTTTATTCCGGCGGCACAGGAAAGGAAGGGTGTTGAAAAGGTGAACGCCAGTGCTATCAAGAGATCCAAGAGCGTTTTACAGCCGCCCAACCAAGTTATTGGCAAATTCGCGGCGCCTGAACGGACGCCAAGTGGATGGTATCAGCATCCAGATGAGTCCATGGCAAGTGTTGGTGTATTTGCCGGGTCGTCATCTCGCCTCGAACGAAAGGCGGATGTGCCAGAGCGGGACTCGATCGACAGCTCATCTTCGGCGCACACTGGAAGCTATTCGGTCTATATGCCACGCAGAGTGGAAAGCATCATGGGCGAAGAGGACCGGCGCAAATATGACCTAGCACATGCCAGCCAGGTCAACCAGTTTGCAAGCGCTTCGAGGATATTTCAGGGTCCACCAACAGGTCAAGTGTACGAGTATCCGGAATCCGAACTCCAGAGGGCAGGATTTAGAGACCCCGGGGTACCCAACTCGAACCGGCCCGGGACGCACAGGAGGCtcggcagcaacggcagcacAGGCTCCCAGAGCGTGGGAAGCTCACTCCAAGACCCTCACGGTCCAGAATCATCAGTGGAATCATTCCAGACATCTCGTCAGTCGCCAGTGCCACGGCCAGTCTCAGCTGCAGGACGATCTGGTAGGACACCGCTTGGTCGAGCTAGCTGGATGCATACATCATCCACAGAACAAGTCGAAACGCAAATCGATGAATCTCAGAGCCATCTCGGGGCAGCATCACAACCTCGCCAGGGACCACCAAGAGGTGACCACCGCCGATAG
- the SSE1 gene encoding adenyl-nucleotide exchange factor sse1 (COG:O; BUSCO:EOG092616YZ; EggNog:ENOG503NV9J) has product MSVVGVDFGTLNTVVAVARNRGVDVITNEVSNRATPSLVGFGPKSRYLGEPAKTQEISNLKNTVGSLKRLLGRTLNDPDVQTEQAFISAPLVEIDGQVGAEVSYLGEKTKFSATQLTAMFLGKIKQTAAAELKLPVSDLVLSVPAWFTDIQRRALIDAAEIAGLRPLRLINDTTAAALGYGITKLDLPGPDEKPRRVAFVDVGYSSYTCSIVEFKKGELSVKGTAFDRHFGGRNFDKAIVDHLAKEFHGKYKIDINSNPKALCRVYAAAEKLKKVLSANQQAPLNIESLMNDVDVRAMITRQEFEAMVEPLLNKVHVVLEQALADSRLTKEDIDIVEVVGGGSRVPSIKERVQNFFNKNLSFTLNQDEAIARGCAFSCAILSPVFKVRDFAVQDIISYPIEFAWEKDADIPDEDTSLTVFNKGNVLPSTKILTFYRKQAFDLEARYAQPEGLPGKVPPFIGRFSVKGVKATGGPEDFMICKLKARVNIHGVLNVESGYYVEDQEVEEEIKEEGDKKEGDAMDTDEKPKTRKVKKQVRKGDLPIVSATLSLDQGAKAQLFEKESAMAMEDKLVADTEEKKNELETYIYDLRNKLDDQYSEFASDEEKEKIKAKLEATEDWLYDEGDDTTKAVYVAKIDEIRALAGPIVQRHFEKVEADRQALQARLDAERAAKKAEEEARKAAESKSDSKDEEMTDADAPKAEVEEAGDP; this is encoded by the exons ATGAGTGTCGTCG GTGTCGATTTCGGAACCCTTAACACAGTCGTCGCTGTTGCGAGAAACCGGGGTGTCGATGTG ATCACCAACGAGGTCTCTAACCGGGCGACTCC ATCGCTTGTTGGCTTTGGCCCCAAGTCCCGCTATCTCGGTGAGCCCGCGAAGACTCAGGAGATTTCCAACCTCAAGAACACCGTCGGTTCTCTCAAGCGCCTGCTCGGCCGCACGTTAAACGATCCCGATGTCCAGACCGAGCAGGCTTTCATCTCGGCCCCTCTGGTCGAGATCGACGGCCAGGTCGGCGCCGAGGTGTCGTACCTCGGCGAGAAGACCAAGTTCTCTGCCACCCAGCTCACAGCCATGTTCCTCGGCAAGATCAAGCAGACCGCTGCTGCCGAGCTCAAGCTCCCAGTATCCGACCTCGTCCTGAGCGTTCCCGCCTGGTTCACCGATATTCAGCGCCGCGCCCTTATCGATGCCGCCGAGATTGCCGGTCTCAGACCGCTCCGCCTCATcaacgacaccaccgccgccgctctCGGCTACGGTATCACTAAGCTGGATCTCCCCGGCCCTGATGAAAAGCCCCGCCGCGTTGCCTTTGTCGATGTCGGTTACTCCAGCTACACCTGCTCCATCGTCGAGTTCAAGAAGGGCGAGCTCTCCGTCAAGGGTACCGCTTTCGATCGTCACTTTGGTGGCCGCAACTTTGACAAGGCCATCGTTGACCACCTCGCCAAGGAGTTCCACGGCAAGTACAAGATCGacatcaactccaaccccaaggCCCTCTGCCGCGTCTACGCCGctgccgagaagctcaagaaggtGCTCTCTGCCAACCAGCAGGCTCCTCTCAACATTGAGTCCCTGATGAACGATGTCGACGTTCGTGCTATGATCACACGTCAGGAGTTCGAGGCTATGGTTGAGCCCCTTCTCAACAAGGTCCACGTTGTTCTTGAGCAGGCCCTTGCCGACTCCAGGCTCACCAAGGAGGACATCGACAttgtcgaggttgttggcggcggcagccgTGTCCCCTCTATCAAGGAGCGCGTGCAGaacttcttcaacaagaacctctccttcaccctGAACCAGGACGAGGCTATCGCCCGCGGTTGCGCTTTCAGCTGCGCCATTCTCTCCCCCGTCTTCAAGGTCCGCGACTTCGCCGTCCAGGACATCATCAGCTACCCCATCGAGTTCGCTTGGGAGAAGGATGCCGACATCCCCGACGAGGACACCAGCTTGACCGTCTTCAACAAGGGCAACGTCCTGCCATCAACCAAGATTCTCACCTTCTACCGCAAGCAGGCTTTCGACCTCGAGGCCAGATATGCCCAACCAGAGGGTCTCCCCGGAAAGGTCCCTCCTTTCATCGGTCGCTTCTCCGTCAAGGGCGTCAAGGCCACCGGCGGCCCAGAGGACTTCATGATCTGCAAGCTCAAGGCCCGTGTCAACATTCACGGTGTTCTCAACGTCGAGAGTGGCTACTACGTCGAGGAccaggaggtcgaggaggagatcaaggaggagggtgacaAGAAGGAAGGCGAT GCCATGGACACAGAcgagaagcccaagacccGCAAGGTCAAGAAGCAGGTTCGCAAGGGCGACCTGCCAATTGTCAGCGCCACTCTCTCCCTCGACCAGGGCGCCAAGGCCCAGCTCTTTGAGAAGGAGTCCGCCATGGCTATGGAGGACAAGCTTGTCGCCGACAccgaagagaagaagaacgaGCTTGAGACCTACATCTACGACCTCCGTAACAAGCTCGACGACCAGTACTCTGAGTTTGccagcgacgaggagaaggagaagattaAGGCCAAGCTCGAGGCTACTGAG GACTGGCTCTACGACGAGGGtgacgacaccaccaaagccgtcTACGTTGCCAAGATTGATGAGATCCGCGCTCTTGCCGGCCCCATCGTCCAGCGCCACTTCGAGAAGGTCGAGGCCGACAGGCAAGCACTCCAGGCCCGCCTGGATGCCGAGagggcggcgaagaaggccgaggaggaggcccgCAAGGCTGCCGAGTCCAAGTCAGACTccaaggacgaggagatgaCGGATGCGGACGCGCCAaaggccgaggttgaggaggctggcGATCCTTAG
- a CDS encoding hypothetical protein (EggNog:ENOG503NVHM; COG:A): MSSTSWNPADLLNPKAAAGSSATPQPGEGASSSTPGPSQPSEQLTFEFTGPDQTPMELSAPTGLASNRTMPIFKNGLGAQQSIERLHNVQERIMVPPPKRRKTANENDPSLPANSIFFSPSSGILAQHIKDRSDGPSQSSVAPVPGATIDLTDDTDVEIIPRSPQQEEVCFGMVEGAFIKGHMIPAPKPNMISMGGPAFWPQVKILLKRTPGDPTTKIYAHDWQKRCIGLVDPKTASVLAPLMDMAGTFGTRTDCRIPVRRKNPGEEVGQQVSTQFKLELMIYGLRSFADRVGKLLQRKNINLLSPPRVESGVKVFNPLAKENRPQLPSLARVNNVVQYQAPPMIKSVEEIRSEVLGVFDSLPKSDELPELDPPPSVLTPLLKHQKQALFFMSSRESEQLPDADSKAPVTSTWKRRTNQFGTTVYYNVVTNQEVMEPPPSTLGGILADMMGLGKTLSILSLLAKTLDEAQAWSQREPLQPVVQNQRPQKSHEAPRAQVLPLSQIRRNVKATLLVCPLSTITNWEEQIKQHIEPGKLNYYIYHGANRIKDSAQLARYDLVITTYGSVTSELNARLKKKPGLYPLEEIAWFRIVLDEAHTIREQNTLSFKSICRLQANRRWAVTGTPVQNKLEDLASLLAFLRLKPFDDRSKFIQYIIAPFKAADPDIVPKLRVLIDTITIRRLKDKIELPERTDEVIRLEFSSEERKVYDLFKKMAEERVQVLTGQGTGQTRIMGGKTMIHVLRSILQLRLICAHGKDLLNDDDFQEIQGLSADAPIDLDSEDDDGKPALTEKKAYEMYYLMQEGSSDFCIKCNNKLGAIEVDDPESDQNNDVLGYMAQCFHVYCPTCIRFVHQHGNGDMHQGCPTCAFAQKAHCVELRRSKADVEHETRQTKTRAGKIIPDDRYTGPHTKTRALVEELLANKARSEANPDEPPYKSVVFSGWTSHLDLIEIALDDAGITHSRLDGKMTRNARNQAMEAFRDDPNVQVILVSIMAGGMGLNLTAGNSVFVMEPQFNPAAEAQAVDRVHRLGQKRPVRTVRYIMSGSFEEKMIALQEKKKQLASLSMDRAEAEGVRSQGDAARQRLQDLRSLFK; this comes from the coding sequence ATGTCTTCCACGTCGTGGAACCCGGCCGACTTGCTCAACCCCAAGGCTGCAGCCGGATCGTCTGCTACACCCCAGCCTGGTGAAGGCGCCTCGTCATCCACGCCAGGCCCTTCGCAACCATCCGAGCAGCTCACCTTTGAGTTCACCGGTCCCGATCAAACGCCCATGGAGCTGAGCGCCCCGACCGGGTTGGCTAGTAATCGTACCATGCCCATCTTCAAGAACGGGTTGGGTGCTCAACAGAGTATCGAGCGCCTTCACAATGTCCAGGAGCGCATTAtggtgccgccgccaaagaggagaaagacAGCGAACGAGAATGATCCTTCGCTGCCTGCAAATAGTATTTTCTTCTCACCCAGCAGCGGCATCCTGGCTCAGCACATCAAAGACCGATCCGATGGACCCTCACAGTCATCTGTGGCCCCGGTCCCCGGCGCTACAATTGACTTGACCGATGACACCGACGTCGAAATCATTCCCCGCAGTCCCCAACAGGAGGAGGTCTGTTTTGGAATGGTTGAGGGCGCCTTCATCAAAGGCCACATGATCCCAGCCCCGAAGCCTAACATGATCTCTATGGGCGGTCCTGCTTTTTGGCCTCAAGTCAAGATTCTGCTCAAGAGAACCCCGGGCGATCCAACCACCAAGATTTATGCCCATGATTGGCAAAAGCGCTGCATTGGCTTGGTTGATCCCAAGACGGCCAGCGTTCTTGCTCCTCTCATGGACATGGCTGGAACCTTTGGGACACGCACTGACTGCAGAATCCCCGTCCGACGCAAGAATCCCGGCGAAGAGGTTGGGCAGCAGGTGTCCACCCAATTTAAACTTGAGTTGATGATTTATGGTCTTCGCTCCTTTGCTGATAGAGTGGGTAAATTGTTGCAGCGGAAGAACATTAATCTTCTTAGTCCGCCGCGAGTTGAGTCCGGCGTTAAAGTCTTCAACCCTCTGGCCAAGGAGAACCGGCCGCAGCTGCCTTCCCTTGCCCGCGTCAACAATGTCGTCCAGTATCAGGCTCCGCCCATGATCAAGTCGGTAGAAGAGATTCGGTCCGAGGTCCTGGGTGTTTtcgactccctccccaagTCGGACGAGCTGCCGGAGTtggatcctcctccctctgttTTAACACCGCTGCTGAAGCATCAGAAGCAAGCTCTGTTCTTCATGTCTTCTCGGGAGTCTGAGCAATTGCCAGACGCTGATAGCAAGGCTCCCGTCACATCAACATGGAAGCGCAGGACAAATCAGTTCGGCACCACGGTCTACTACAATGTGGTCACCAACCAGGAGGTGATGGAACCGCCCCCTTCGACTCTTGGCGGCATCCTTGCCGATATGATGGGCCTCGGCAAGACGCTCAGCATTCTGTCTCTCTTGGCCAAGACTCTGGACGAGGCGCAGGCCTGGTCACAACGTGAGCCCCTCCAGCCCGTCGTCCAGAATCAGAGGCCACAGAAGAGCCATGAAGCCCCCCGCGCGCAGGTTTTGCCCCTGTCACAAATTCGCCGGAATGTGAAGGCCACTTTGCTGGTGTGCCCGCTGAGCACAATCACCAACTGGGAGGAGCAGATCAAGCAGCATATAGAACCTGGAAAGCTGAACTACTACATCTATCACGGCGCCAACCGTATCAAGGACTCTGCCCAGCTGGCCAGGTACGATCTGGTGATCACAACTTACGGATCCGTCACAAGCGAGCTCAACGCACGTCTCAAGAAAAAGCCGGGCCTCTACCCCTTGGAGGAAATTGCCTGGTTCCGCATCGTTCTCGACGAAGCCCATACAATTCGCGAGCAAAACACGCTGTCGTTCAAGTCGATCTGCCGACTACAGGCTAACCGCCGTTGGGCCGTGACCGGAACACCAGTTCAAAACAAGCTCGAAGATCTTGCCTCCCTTTTGGCATTCTTGCGCCTGAAGCCCTTCGACGACAGGAGCAAGTTTATCCAGTACATCATTGCTCCCTTCAAGGCTGCTGATCCGGACATTGTGCCCAAACTTCGGGTTTTGATTGACACCATTACCATCCGCCGTCTCAAGGACAAGATCGAACTCCCGGAGCGCACCGACGAGGTTATTCGCCTCGAGTTCTCCTCCGAGGAGCGCAAGGTCTATGACCTGTTCAAAAAGATGGCCGAGGAGCGTGTTCAGGTCTTGACGGGCCAGGGCACCGGCCAGACCCGCATTATGGGTGGCAAGACCATGATTCACGTTCTGCGGTCTATTCTTCAACTTCGTTTGATCTGCGCGCATGGCAAGGATCTGCTGAATGACGATGATTTTCAAGAAATTCAAGGCTTGTCGGCAGATGCCCCCATCGATTTGGATagcgaggacgacgacgggaaACCGGCCCTGACTGAAAAGAAGGCCTATGAGATGTACTATTTGATGCAGGAGGGCAGCAGTGATTTCTGCATCAAGTGCAACAACAAGCTTGGGGCCATCGAGGTCGACGACCCAGAGTCTGATCAGAACAACGACGTCTTGGGCTACATGGCGCAGTGCTTCCACGTCTATTGTCCAACCTGCATCAGGTTCGTGCACCAGCACGGCAATGGCGATATGCATCAGGGCTGCCCTACATGCGCCTTTGCTCAAAAGGCTCACTGCGTTGAACTCCGCCGAAGCAAAGCCGATGTTGAGCACGAGACCCGCCAGACGAAGACTCGGGCTGGCAAAATCATTCCTGATGATCGGTATACTGGGCCTCACACAAAGACTCGGGCTTTGGTCGAAGAGCTTCTAGCCAACAAGGCCCGGAGTGAAGCCAATCCGGACGAGCCACCTTACAAGTCTGTCGTCTTCTCCGGTTGGACTTCTCATCTTGATCTCATTGAGATCGCTCTCGACGACGCCGGTATCACCCACTCCCGTCTTGACGGAAAGATGACTCGCAACGCTCGCAACCAAGCCATGGAGGCGTTCCGCGATGATCCCAATGTACAAGTCATTCTTGTCAGCATCATGGCGGGGGGTATGGGCCTCAACCTGACAGCTGGCAACAGTGTCTTTGTCATGGAGCCTCAGTTCAATCCTGCCGCCGAGGCTCAGGCCGTCGACCGTGTGCATCGTCTGGGCCAGAAGAGGCCTGTGAGGACGGTGCGGTATATCATGAGCGGCAGctttgaggagaagatgatTGCGCTgcaggagaaaaagaagcagcTGGCCAGCTTGAGCATGGACCgtgccgaggccgagggcgtGAGAAGCCAGGGTGATGCGGCGAGGCAGAGATTGCAAGATTTGAGAAGTCTCTTTAAATAG